A region of Aphanothece sacrum FPU1 DNA encodes the following proteins:
- a CDS encoding type II toxin-antitoxin system VapC family toxin, giving the protein MTDTILIDTDILIDVSRNITTAVNRIKEEDNKAKSSISVITNMELIVGCRNKNELSKLNNFLSHFYLIDLDQSISKKALELLTQYRLSHGLLIPDALIAASAITFNIPLLTKNQSDYRFITELNLLSYP; this is encoded by the coding sequence ATGACAGATACAATTCTCATCGATACTGATATATTAATTGATGTTAGCCGAAACATTACTACGGCAGTTAATCGGATTAAGGAGGAAGATAATAAGGCAAAGTCTTCAATTAGTGTCATTACAAATATGGAGTTAATTGTCGGTTGTCGTAACAAAAATGAGTTATCTAAATTGAATAATTTTCTTTCTCATTTCTACTTAATTGATCTGGATCAATCTATATCTAAAAAAGCTTTAGAACTTCTGACTCAGTATCGATTGAGTCATGGATTATTAATTCCTGATGCTTTAATTGCAGCTTCAGCAATCACTTTTAATATTCCTTTACTAACTAAAAATCAAAGTGATTACCGATTTATAACGGAATTAAATTTGTTATCTTACCCCTAA
- the dnaN gene encoding DNA polymerase III subunit beta: protein MKFICSQSDLNSNLSLVSRAVPSRPTHPVLANVLVIADAAKGRVSLTAFDLSLGIETSFSADVTEGGKITLPSKLLNEIVSRLLEGEITLEVEEAEEGEESQKVSLISASGKFQFRGLSADEFPTLPTVEEGEALQLPISMLTEGLKGALFAASTDEAKQVLTGVHLTGTQDSLEFAATDGHRLAVVETTLQPQTDEEGKPVESANLEGLEGFQATIPARALREVERMLANRSGSDTIALYVDEAQVVFELGEQRLTVRKLDGAYPAYQQLIPRQFSRSISLERKRFLSSLERVSVLADQKNNLVKCTFDGEEEQVSLSVEAQDLGSAKESMPAEITGESGEIAFNVKYLMDGLKALPAKEIKIQLNQGNQPVIFTPLGGLKMTYLVMPVQIVR, encoded by the coding sequence ATGAAATTTATTTGTAGTCAAAGTGATCTCAATAGTAATCTTTCTCTTGTTAGTCGTGCGGTTCCCTCTCGTCCCACTCATCCAGTATTAGCGAATGTTTTAGTAATAGCTGATGCGGCAAAAGGACGAGTTAGTTTAACAGCATTCGATCTCAGTTTAGGGATTGAAACTAGCTTTAGTGCGGATGTCACCGAAGGAGGTAAAATTACGTTACCCTCAAAATTACTCAATGAAATTGTTTCGAGACTTCTAGAAGGAGAAATTACCCTAGAGGTTGAGGAAGCAGAAGAAGGAGAAGAAAGCCAAAAAGTTAGTTTAATATCTGCATCGGGAAAGTTTCAATTTCGGGGTTTGAGTGCAGATGAATTTCCCACATTACCCACCGTAGAAGAAGGGGAAGCCCTACAGTTACCAATTAGTATGTTAACCGAAGGACTCAAAGGAGCTTTATTCGCGGCTAGTACAGATGAAGCTAAACAAGTTTTGACAGGAGTACATTTAACTGGAACTCAAGATAGTTTAGAATTTGCCGCCACTGATGGCCACCGTTTAGCCGTCGTAGAAACCACTTTACAACCCCAAACTGATGAAGAAGGAAAACCCGTAGAATCGGCTAATTTAGAAGGTTTAGAAGGGTTTCAAGCCACTATTCCGGCCCGGGCTTTACGGGAGGTAGAACGGATGTTAGCTAATCGTTCAGGTAGTGATACTATTGCCCTGTATGTAGATGAAGCGCAAGTGGTGTTTGAATTGGGGGAACAACGGTTAACCGTTCGTAAGCTAGATGGGGCTTATCCGGCTTATCAACAGCTAATTCCTCGTCAATTTAGTCGTAGTATTAGTTTAGAGAGAAAACGCTTTTTAAGCAGTTTAGAACGGGTATCTGTTTTAGCCGATCAAAAAAATAACTTAGTTAAATGTACTTTTGATGGAGAAGAAGAACAAGTTTCTTTATCTGTGGAGGCACAAGATTTAGGGAGTGCTAAAGAGTCTATGCCGGCCGAAATTACGGGAGAAAGTGGTGAAATTGCTTTTAATGTTAAGTATTTAATGGATGGGTTAAAAGCTTTACCCGCTAAAGAAATTAAAATACAGTTAAATCAAGGAAATCAACCCGTTATTTTTACCCCATTAGGAGGCTTAAAAATGACCTATTTAGTGATGCCTGTACAAATTGTTCGCTAA